In Malassezia japonica chromosome 2, complete sequence, one DNA window encodes the following:
- a CDS encoding uncharacterized protein (COG:D; COG:O; BUSCO:EOG09260FKU; EggNog:ENOG503NYHB), protein MIAEAWDAAAAACAAQHKGAVDDAWTCLVAVFDPREPAQLSVRQSAPIQAAVASVGQSPAEAAAWYVDLCEEAYAKYCATALEPLAAGANGQEHVPGAIHACFAWLCERYAMLGGAEHGGLCLPEAGAPLLLRCQTQFTLAMHGARLEALPAYFGHVLRETHGTILADPSGVQVAAQLRVLGLATLVQGMLTSTATRLLENAVRRETGASTVRLAQTLQYAAFPAMHDMLQHQLMPALTALLDARPHGLPLADEAPRDVWDVSVSHIHDESMRTVAPAPDHESLYLRLEYGLSRALGHVRLAQLYEIVGMYPRSRGALGDLMAWLEKSDERVNIAEAFSATLKARLLHPGVDTHAILVYYVNIVYALRLVDTSGVILSQVLPPVQRYLRTRPDTIHAVVSALLGDDPSFQLLRMELASAGASLTTSHARAQEDEEAQARPEYWTDPTWAPRPVDAGPEFGQMRSRDVIDLLVSIFDDHAGFIRALEQHTAHQLVRTQDYDTSRVQRNNAIFKRRFGESSLHHCDVMLADIATSAGHDAHFHRACDGTLAATPATAVHPLVISRQFWPEIDTRTFTLPIRLADALDAYAQHYARAERKRRVKWLPHLGTVDVEVEMSDGRRIQASVSPLEAAVAELVAGMGVPAEAGAEDAIETDESDGPARPKPRIVTADNVASALEIDRQTAVAALRFWAAHDVLAELAAPASGSFAVQERAIS, encoded by the exons AtgatcgccgaggcgtgggacgcggcggcggccgcgtgtgccgcgcagcacaaAGGGGCCGTGGACGAC GCATGGACGTGTTTGGTTGCGGTGTTTGATCCCCGCGAGCCGGCGCAGCTTTCGGTGCGGCAAAGTG cgccgatccaggcggccgtcgcATCGGTGGGCCAGAGCCCTGCGGAGGCTGCAGCGTGGTACGTCGACCTGTGTGAAGAGGCGTATGCGAAATactgcgcgacggcgctggagccgctcgctgccggcgccAATGGGCAGGAGCATGTGCCTGGCGCGATCCACGCGTGCTTTGCGTGGCTCTGCGAGCGGTACGCCATGCTAGGTGGTGCGGAGCACGGGGGACTGTGCCTgcccgaggccggcgcTCCGCTGCTTCTGCGGTGCCAGACGCAGTTTACGCTCGCAATGCACGGCGCAaggctcgaggcgctcccgGCCTACTTTGGCCATGTACTCCGCGAGACGCATGGCACGATCCTTGCGGACCCATCTGGCGTgcaggtcgccgcgcagctgcgtgtGCTCGGGCTTGCGACGCTTGTGCAGGGTATGCTAACGTCGACGGCAACGCGCCTCCTGGAGAACGCCGTGCGGAGAGAAACGGGCGCAAGCacggtgcgcctcgcgcagacgCTGCAGTACGCCGCCTTTCCGGCGATGCACGATATGTTGCAGCACCAGCTCATGCCGGCGCTtacggcgctgctggatgCGCGGCCACACGGcctgccgctcgccgatgaggcgccgcgcgacgtgtgGGATGTGAGCGTGTCGCATATCCACGACGAGTcgatgcgcacggtcgcgcctgcgcctgacCACGAGTCGCTGtacctgcgcctcgagtaCGGGctgtcgcgcgcgctcggccatgTGCG GCTGGCGCAGCTGTACGAAATTGTGGGAATGTATCCCAGGAGCCGTGGGGCGCTGGGCGATCTCATg GCGTGGCTCGAAAAGTCTGACGAGCGCGTAAACATTGCCGAGGCGTTCTCTGCAAC CCTCAAAGCACGCCTGCTGCACCCCGGTGTGGACACGCATGCGATCCTCGTGTACTATGTGAATATTGTctatgcgctgcgcctcgtcgataCCTCGGGTGTGATTTTGTCGCAGGTGCTGCCGCCCGTGCAGCGGTACCTGCGTACGCGCCCTGATACCATCCATGCCGTCGtgtcggcgctgctcggcgacgacccCTCCTTCCAGCTCTTGCGTATGGagctcgcgagcgccggcgcgtcgctcacgACGAGCCATGCGCGCGCCCAGgaggacgaagaggcgcaggcacggCCCGAGTACTGGACGGATCCGACGTGGGCGCCCCGCCcggtcgacgccggcccCGAGTTTGGCcagatgcgctcgcgcgacgtgatCGACCTGCTCGTGTCGATCTTTGACGACCACGCCGGCTTTatccgcgcgctcgagcagcataccgcgcaccagctcgtgcgcacgcaAGACTACGACACGagccgcgtgcagcgcaacaATGCCATCTTTAAGCGGCGCTTTGGCGAGAGTAGTCTGCACCACTGCGACGTGATGCTCGCGGATatcgcgacgtcggccggcCACGACGCGCACTTTCACCGGGCGTGCGACgggacgctcgccgcgacgccggccacgGCCGTGCACCCCCTGGTCATCTCGCGCCAGTTTTGGCCGGAAATCGATACGCGCACCTTTACGCTGCCAATCCGcctggccgacgcgctcgacgcatACGCGCAGCATtatgcgcgtgccgagcgtaAGCGGCGCGTCAAGTGGCtgccgcacctcggcacggtcgacgtcgaggtcgagatgagcgacggccgccgcatccAAGCGTCGGTCAGTCCGCTGGAAGCCGCTGTCGcagagctcgtcgcgggcATGGGCGTTCCTGCGGAAGCCGGCGCAGAAGACGCGATCGAGAcggacgagagcgacggcccggcgcggcccAAGCCGCGTATCGTCACCGCCGATAATGTCGCATccgcgctcgagatcgACCGCCAGacggcggtcgccgcgctccgcttctgggcggcgcacgacgtcctcgccgagctcgccgcgccggcctcgggcAGTTTCGCGGTGCAAGAGCGTGCGATTTCGTAG